Proteins from a genomic interval of Desulfofustis limnaeus:
- a CDS encoding ABC transporter permease, producing MRPANIFHLGIKELRSLLRDPVMLVLIVYAFTVSIHSAATAMPETLHKAPISIVDEDSSQLSRRIVDAFFPPYFTPPALITQAEMDARMDAGLDTFALNIPPHFQRDVLAGRSPVIQLNIDATRMSQAFTGNSYVQAIIGGEVAAFLQRHRFDTASPVDLALRVRFNPELNKTWFGAINELINKITMLSLILTGAALIREREHGTVEHLLVMPVTPFEIMAAKVWAMALVSLVGSVCSLVFVIQGALSIPIQGSIPLFLAGTTLHLFATTSLGIFLGTLARSMPQFGLLMMLILLPLQVLSGGTTPRESMPDFVQAVMLAAPNTHFVMLGQAILFRGAGFEVVWPQFLSLVLIGVSLFALSLGRFRKTLATMA from the coding sequence ATGCGGCCGGCCAATATCTTCCATCTCGGCATCAAGGAGTTGCGCAGCCTGCTGCGCGACCCGGTGATGCTGGTGTTGATCGTCTATGCCTTCACCGTCTCCATCCACAGCGCCGCTACGGCCATGCCGGAGACCCTGCACAAGGCGCCGATCTCCATTGTCGACGAGGACAGCTCCCAACTCTCGAGGCGGATTGTCGACGCCTTCTTTCCACCGTATTTCACCCCGCCGGCCCTGATCACCCAGGCCGAAATGGATGCGCGGATGGATGCCGGACTCGACACCTTCGCCCTCAACATCCCTCCCCATTTCCAGCGCGATGTCCTGGCCGGCCGCAGTCCGGTCATCCAGCTCAATATCGATGCCACCAGGATGAGCCAGGCCTTTACCGGCAACAGCTACGTCCAAGCCATTATCGGGGGCGAGGTGGCCGCCTTTCTGCAGAGACACCGCTTTGACACGGCATCGCCGGTGGATCTGGCCCTGAGGGTTCGCTTCAACCCCGAGTTGAACAAGACCTGGTTCGGGGCGATCAATGAACTCATCAACAAAATCACCATGCTCTCCCTCATCCTCACTGGTGCCGCGCTAATCCGCGAACGGGAGCATGGCACGGTGGAGCATCTGCTGGTCATGCCGGTCACTCCCTTCGAAATCATGGCCGCCAAGGTGTGGGCCATGGCACTGGTGTCGCTGGTTGGCTCAGTCTGTTCACTGGTCTTTGTCATTCAGGGGGCGCTCTCCATCCCGATCCAAGGTTCCATCCCGCTGTTTCTTGCCGGCACGACGCTGCACCTGTTCGCCACCACCTCCCTGGGGATATTCCTCGGCACCCTGGCCCGCTCGATGCCTCAATTCGGCCTGTTGATGATGCTGATCCTGCTGCCGCTCCAAGTCCTCTCCGGCGGCACCACTCCCCGGGAGAGCATGCCCGACTTCGTGCAAGCAGTCATGCTGGCGGCGCCGAACACCCACTTCGTCATGCTGGGCCAAGCCATTTTGTTCCGTGGCGCCGGCTTTGAGGTGGTCTGGCCGCAGTTTCTCAGCCTGGTTCTGATTGGGGTATCATTGTTCGCTCTTTCCCTGGGGCGGTTTCGCAAGACGCTGGCGACGATGGCTTGA